The proteins below are encoded in one region of Lactuca sativa cultivar Salinas chromosome 3, Lsat_Salinas_v11, whole genome shotgun sequence:
- the LOC111907335 gene encoding EG45-like domain containing protein isoform X2 encodes MASTRKYSSVFIFMILLSLGFQASSDSGIGTINDPPYLPSACYGYEDKGVMIAAANEDLWEGGAACGKYFQVTCTGGTNLGTPHPCTDSPIVTVMITDFCPPPGCKGDLDLSHESFSAIADPAAGGIKISYQQ; translated from the exons ATGGCTTCAACAAGGAAATACTCCAGCGTTTTCATATTTATGATCCTTTTAAGTCTTGGGTTTCAAGCATCATCTGACTCTGGGATCGGAACCATCAATGACCCTCCTTACTTAC CTTCAGCATGTTATGGGTATGAAGATAAAGGAGTTATGATAGCAGCTGCAAATGAAGATTTATGGGAAGGTGGAGCTGCTTGTGGGAAATATTTCCAGGTGACTTGTACGGGTGGAACGAATCTAGGTACACCACATCCTTGCACCGACAGCCCCATAGTGACTGTAATGATCACCGACTTCTGCCCGCCACCTGGTTGCAAGGGTGACCTTGACTTGTCACATGAATCATTTTCTGCCATTGCTGATCCCGCAGCCGGAGGAATTAAAATCTCTTACCAACAGTga
- the LOC111907335 gene encoding EG45-like domain containing protein isoform X1, which yields MASTRKYSSVFIFMILLSLGFQASSDSGIGTINDPPYLPSACYGYEDKGVMIAAANEDLWEGGAACGKYFQVTCTGGTNLGTPHPCTDSPIVTVMITDFCPPPGCKGDLDLSHESFSAIADPAAGGIKISYQQV from the exons ATGGCTTCAACAAGGAAATACTCCAGCGTTTTCATATTTATGATCCTTTTAAGTCTTGGGTTTCAAGCATCATCTGACTCTGGGATCGGAACCATCAATGACCCTCCTTACTTAC CTTCAGCATGTTATGGGTATGAAGATAAAGGAGTTATGATAGCAGCTGCAAATGAAGATTTATGGGAAGGTGGAGCTGCTTGTGGGAAATATTTCCAGGTGACTTGTACGGGTGGAACGAATCTAGGTACACCACATCCTTGCACCGACAGCCCCATAGTGACTGTAATGATCACCGACTTCTGCCCGCCACCTGGTTGCAAGGGTGACCTTGACTTGTCACATGAATCATTTTCTGCCATTGCTGATCCCGCAGCCGGAGGAATTAAAATCTCTTACCAACA GGTTTGA